A region from the Leptospirillum ferriphilum ML-04 genome encodes:
- a CDS encoding MFS transporter codes for MPLILQAERFRDWFRSPWMVLVTVLLGTSMPLADTTSMNVGRFFIARALDSNSDETRWLAAGYSLFVAIGIPLSHRLRGFFSERTLYALATLVFMGGSVVSMFSHFMPSMMVGRALQGMSGGVLLPLSVALINESFPDPIRARGLTLFSLGNALAVSLGPTIGGYLVDYASWRWTMGIHLPIGFLTLILVHLSLADHPRPDPRRFDFPGWFLYAASAFFFMYAVMEGERFGWHSQIIFNSFIIFLGLFFLYFVRAARFSDPIFPPALFRYSGFVVLTAVNLLRSVSVFGRLYLLPLYLEVFYHFQAHQAGFLIMTGAMVELLIPVLASLFPPSFHFPWLSISLGAFLIGLSSVAYLNLPGNAFSIPETVLPNLVFGVGMAMVQVSLAPLVRNTLPESLQRVGNVFQLAVMFLGGMIGTILGRHLLDNVAPVFFIQVPFHTHLHTLSQGVSHLSRLSSEYAYNIAFWIMGLIGLGASGIAMAWILFDVFPGRSVLLPGTGGEFRGMREKYGVGNEMNKGENEPEI; via the coding sequence GTGCCCCTGATACTGCAGGCAGAAAGGTTTCGGGACTGGTTCCGGTCTCCCTGGATGGTGCTGGTCACGGTTCTTCTGGGCACCAGCATGCCCCTGGCCGATACGACCAGCATGAATGTCGGACGATTCTTCATCGCGCGCGCGCTCGATTCGAACTCCGACGAAACCCGTTGGCTGGCAGCCGGTTACAGCCTTTTTGTCGCCATCGGGATTCCCCTCTCGCACAGACTTCGGGGATTCTTCTCGGAGCGGACGCTTTATGCGCTCGCAACCCTGGTTTTTATGGGGGGATCCGTCGTTTCGATGTTTTCCCACTTCATGCCATCCATGATGGTGGGGCGGGCGCTTCAGGGGATGTCCGGGGGGGTTCTTCTTCCTTTATCCGTTGCACTGATCAATGAATCTTTTCCCGACCCAATCCGTGCCCGGGGATTGACGCTTTTTTCTCTGGGCAACGCCCTGGCTGTTTCCCTCGGTCCGACAATCGGAGGATATCTGGTCGATTATGCCAGCTGGCGCTGGACGATGGGAATTCATCTTCCCATCGGTTTTTTGACCCTGATTCTCGTCCATCTGTCTTTGGCAGACCATCCACGTCCCGACCCTCGACGGTTTGATTTTCCGGGGTGGTTTCTTTACGCCGCATCGGCATTCTTTTTCATGTATGCGGTCATGGAAGGGGAACGCTTCGGCTGGCACAGCCAGATCATCTTCAATTCCTTCATCATCTTTCTGGGATTGTTCTTTTTGTATTTTGTCCGGGCTGCACGATTTTCCGATCCGATCTTCCCACCGGCGCTTTTTCGGTATTCGGGATTTGTCGTGCTGACGGCGGTGAACCTTCTGCGGTCCGTCTCCGTGTTTGGAAGGCTCTACCTTCTTCCCCTGTATCTTGAGGTCTTTTACCATTTTCAGGCCCACCAGGCGGGATTTCTGATTATGACAGGAGCCATGGTCGAGCTTCTGATTCCGGTTCTGGCCTCCCTGTTTCCTCCCAGTTTTCATTTCCCCTGGCTTTCCATCAGTCTGGGGGCGTTTTTGATCGGTCTCTCCAGCGTGGCGTATCTGAATCTCCCGGGAAATGCCTTTTCCATTCCGGAGACGGTTCTGCCGAATCTGGTGTTTGGAGTGGGGATGGCGATGGTTCAGGTTTCGCTCGCACCATTGGTCCGAAACACGCTTCCGGAAAGCCTGCAGCGTGTCGGGAACGTGTTTCAGCTGGCGGTCATGTTCCTCGGCGGGATGATCGGGACGATCCTGGGCCGTCATCTTCTCGATAATGTTGCGCCAGTGTTTTTCATTCAGGTTCCTTTCCATACCCATCTGCACACCCTCTCCCAGGGCGTTTCTCATCTCAGCCGCCTGTCGTCGGAATATGCCTACAATATCGCTTTCTGGATCATGGGACTGATCGGTCTCGGGGCCTCGGGGATCGCGATGGCCTGGATCCTGTTCGATGTTTTTCCCGGAAGGTCTGTCCTCCTTCCGGGAACAGGGGGAGAATTCCGGGGCATGAGAGAAAAATACGGAGTCGGGAATGAAATGAACAAAGGAGAGAACGAGCCAGAAATTTGA
- a CDS encoding tyrosine-type recombinase/integrase, whose product MADIRKRGPYQWQVRVRKKGYPSQTRTFNTKAEAEAWAATTESEMTRGIFVSRKEAENTTLSEAIDRYIAEVIPTKKQQRREKNRAIALQKFSLAKYSLASIQGKEIAAFRDMREKGGAGPNTIRLDLALISHLFSTAIKEWGMTGLINPVQQIRKPKLPKGRDRRICHGELERIIKASESPLLGELIRFALETAMRRSELAGMVWNLVDLKKRTVTLPETKNGEKRIVPLSTEAVRILERIPRRLDGEVWGMEPDSITQAFLRAVARARAAYVKEVEEKHKGEKDAKPDPAFLVDLTFHDLRHEATSRLFELGLSTEKVKEITGHKTYQMLARYTHLKAEDIADEIDTLKKIKN is encoded by the coding sequence ATGGCAGATATCCGAAAAAGAGGTCCCTACCAGTGGCAGGTTCGGGTACGGAAAAAGGGATATCCTTCCCAAACCAGGACATTCAATACAAAAGCCGAGGCCGAGGCCTGGGCGGCCACAACTGAATCGGAAATGACCCGTGGAATCTTTGTTTCCCGGAAGGAAGCTGAAAATACAACGCTCTCCGAAGCCATTGACAGATATATCGCCGAAGTCATTCCCACAAAAAAGCAACAGCGTCGAGAAAAGAACCGGGCAATTGCTTTACAAAAATTTTCGTTGGCAAAATATTCCCTCGCCTCGATCCAGGGAAAGGAAATTGCCGCCTTTCGGGATATGAGAGAGAAAGGCGGAGCTGGACCAAACACAATCCGCCTCGATCTCGCCCTGATCTCTCATTTGTTCTCGACCGCTATTAAGGAATGGGGGATGACGGGGCTCATTAATCCTGTCCAACAAATCCGGAAACCCAAACTCCCCAAGGGCCGGGATCGTCGGATCTGTCACGGAGAACTGGAAAGGATCATCAAAGCTTCGGAATCCCCCCTCCTTGGTGAGCTCATCCGCTTTGCCCTCGAAACGGCCATGAGACGCTCGGAACTGGCCGGGATGGTTTGGAATCTGGTGGACCTCAAGAAACGGACAGTGACCCTCCCTGAAACGAAGAACGGAGAAAAGCGGATTGTCCCCCTTTCTACAGAGGCTGTCCGGATTCTTGAACGGATCCCCAGGAGGCTCGATGGGGAGGTCTGGGGCATGGAACCGGATTCGATCACTCAAGCGTTTCTTCGGGCCGTTGCCCGGGCCAGAGCCGCCTATGTCAAAGAGGTCGAAGAAAAGCATAAAGGGGAGAAGGACGCGAAGCCGGATCCGGCTTTCCTGGTGGATCTCACCTTCCACGATCTCCGGCACGAGGCTACGTCACGGCTTTTTGAATTGGGACTCAGCACGGAAAAGGTGAAGGAAATCACCGGGCATAAAACGTATCAGATGCTGGCCAGGTACACCCACCTGAAGGCTGAAGACATCGCTGATGAAATTGACACTCTTAAAAAAATAAAAAATTAG
- a CDS encoding Fic family protein: MIFDRNRPFNDLPLLPPPVELETRPVLKKVISATRALAELKGVAKLIPDQAILINGIILQEARLSSEIENIVTTSDDLYRAASDKLFQGESATKEVLRYREALWHGFDSLKSRPLSTNLFVEIVKIIRQVDSGIRRAPGTVIANPAGEVIYTPPEGESVIREKLANLESFMHSDNGLDPLVKLAAIHYQFEAIHPFPDGNGRTGRIINILFLVEKGLLDLPILYLSHYIIQKKSEYYRGLRAVTEEQRWEQWVLYVLDAIETTAYQTIERISQIRALMEKFQGTIQEKAPHIYSKDLIELVFQHPYCKIQFLIDAKIARRQTASQYLKTLASLNLLNPVKRGREIYYVNESLITALS, encoded by the coding sequence ATGATTTTCGATCGAAATCGACCGTTTAATGATCTTCCCTTACTGCCTCCGCCGGTAGAGCTCGAAACACGTCCTGTTTTGAAAAAAGTCATCTCGGCAACTCGGGCATTGGCAGAACTTAAGGGAGTCGCAAAACTAATTCCTGATCAAGCGATTCTGATCAATGGAATTATTCTTCAGGAAGCCCGTTTATCTTCGGAAATTGAAAATATTGTAACGACAAGCGATGATCTTTACCGTGCGGCAAGCGATAAACTCTTTCAGGGAGAATCTGCCACAAAAGAAGTTTTGCGGTATCGTGAAGCCCTTTGGCATGGTTTTGACTCTTTGAAAAGTCGCCCTCTTTCAACGAACCTTTTTGTGGAGATTGTCAAAATTATCCGGCAGGTGGACAGCGGAATCCGGCGGGCACCGGGAACTGTAATTGCCAACCCCGCAGGTGAGGTAATTTACACTCCCCCGGAGGGGGAATCGGTTATTCGAGAAAAACTTGCCAATCTCGAATCGTTCATGCATTCCGATAATGGTCTCGATCCTCTCGTAAAACTGGCCGCCATCCACTACCAGTTCGAAGCCATTCATCCTTTTCCCGACGGCAACGGACGTACTGGGAGGATTATCAATATTCTCTTCTTGGTCGAAAAAGGTCTTCTCGATCTCCCCATTCTGTATTTAAGCCACTATATCATCCAGAAAAAATCCGAATACTATCGAGGACTTCGAGCCGTTACTGAAGAACAGAGATGGGAGCAATGGGTTCTGTATGTTCTTGATGCCATTGAGACAACCGCCTACCAGACCATCGAAAGGATTTCCCAAATTCGCGCTTTGATGGAAAAATTCCAAGGAACAATTCAAGAAAAGGCCCCTCATATTTACTCCAAGGATCTTATAGAACTGGTTTTTCAGCATCCATATTGCAAGATCCAATTTCTAATCGATGCCAAAATCGCCCGAAGACAAACGGCATCCCAATACCTCAAAACTCTTGCTTCACTAAATCTGTTGAACCCTGTCAAAAGAGGACGAGAAATCTATTATGTCAACGAATCTCTTATAACTGCCTTATCATAA
- a CDS encoding IS110 family transposase, whose product MKVTTLGIDIAKTVFHLIGLDARGHEVLNKKVSRSHLTKTIQNLPPCRIAMESCGSANYWGREFEKMGHAIVLIPPQYVKPFVRTNKNDANDARAICEAALRPSIPTVPVKTEDAQDIQSLHRSRQLLIGFRTATINHIRGILLEYGIVLGQSPKKVGGELERLVNDPECGLSPSLRETLRVIGAELAGLESKLEDFDTWIENLAKRHPVCKRLMTVPGVGVLTATVLVALVGDPFRFRNGRHFAAYLGLVPKQHSSGGKNVLLGISKRGDTYLRTLLIHGGRAMVRSVMKIAAAGKEPAGRNTWILSLYERRGYNRTAVAVANKNARVLWALLTKEDAVYSPAGPALRKTA is encoded by the coding sequence ATGAAGGTTACCACACTGGGAATCGACATCGCCAAGACGGTTTTTCATTTGATCGGACTCGATGCGAGAGGGCATGAGGTTTTGAACAAGAAAGTCAGTCGTTCTCACCTGACAAAGACGATTCAAAATCTTCCTCCTTGCCGGATCGCGATGGAGTCCTGTGGATCGGCCAACTACTGGGGGCGGGAGTTCGAGAAAATGGGCCATGCGATCGTGCTGATTCCGCCCCAGTACGTGAAACCTTTTGTGCGCACGAACAAGAACGATGCCAATGACGCCCGGGCGATCTGCGAGGCGGCGCTTCGGCCTTCAATCCCGACTGTTCCGGTGAAGACGGAAGACGCCCAGGACATCCAGAGCTTACATCGGAGTCGTCAGCTTCTGATCGGATTCCGCACTGCCACGATCAACCACATCCGGGGCATTCTCCTGGAATACGGAATCGTGTTGGGACAGTCCCCTAAAAAGGTTGGGGGAGAGCTGGAGCGTCTTGTGAACGATCCGGAGTGCGGACTTTCCCCTTCCCTTCGGGAGACGCTTCGGGTGATAGGTGCGGAGTTGGCAGGACTCGAGTCAAAACTTGAAGACTTTGACACCTGGATCGAGAATCTGGCCAAGAGACACCCCGTCTGCAAACGGCTCATGACCGTTCCCGGAGTGGGGGTTCTCACCGCCACGGTTCTGGTCGCCTTGGTCGGAGATCCCTTCCGGTTCAGGAATGGACGCCATTTCGCTGCCTATCTTGGCTTGGTACCCAAACAGCACTCCAGCGGCGGCAAGAATGTGCTTCTGGGGATCTCCAAACGAGGAGACACCTATCTACGCACCCTCCTGATCCACGGAGGGCGGGCGATGGTGCGCTCCGTCATGAAGATTGCCGCCGCTGGGAAAGAGCCCGCGGGACGCAATACCTGGATCCTCTCCCTGTACGAACGGCGGGGATACAACCGGACGGCAGTAGCGGTCGCGAATAAGAACGCCCGGGTCCTGTGGGCTCTCCTGACCAAAGAGGATGCGGTGTATTCTCCGGCGGGTCCCGCGCTCCGGAAAACCGCCTGA
- a CDS encoding IS256 family transposase, which translates to MAELNLTLNPDLLPNLLTEGGDGLKKLVESVLNQVLEAQMTEHLGADRHERTEERAGYRNGVRERTLTTRVGTVILRVPQTRDGSFSTDLFKRYQRSEQALVLSMMEMVVQGVSTRKVANITEELCGTRFSKSTVSQLSTGLSARVQAWKNRKLSSPYPFVLIDALVIRVRKNESVSPMAALIATGITAEGQREILGLTLGDSENEASWDDMLRDLKHRGLSGVDLIVSDDHKGLKNAAWKHFQGVRWQRCQVHFLRNILGHAPASQRGPLAQALSRLFRSETMEEARMVRNEILRTFEKKAPKAMECLEEGFDETLNILTFPKKYRVRLRSTNSQERLNEEIRRRERVIRIFPNEESAIRLIGALLSEFHEQWSTGKKYLDMTEYHEWKKQESFKTSSTLAIVE; encoded by the coding sequence ATGGCTGAACTTAACCTTACCCTGAACCCGGACCTGTTGCCAAATCTTTTGACCGAGGGAGGAGACGGACTCAAAAAGCTGGTGGAATCCGTTCTGAACCAGGTCCTGGAAGCCCAGATGACGGAACATCTGGGAGCCGACCGGCATGAACGCACGGAAGAACGGGCCGGCTACCGGAACGGCGTTCGAGAACGAACGTTGACCACGCGGGTGGGAACCGTGATTCTTCGCGTTCCCCAAACCCGGGACGGGAGTTTCAGCACCGATCTGTTCAAACGCTACCAACGCTCTGAACAGGCTCTGGTCCTCTCGATGATGGAGATGGTGGTGCAGGGGGTCTCGACCCGAAAGGTCGCCAACATCACCGAGGAGCTGTGTGGCACCCGGTTCTCGAAGTCCACGGTCAGCCAGTTGTCGACCGGGCTCTCCGCCCGGGTCCAGGCCTGGAAGAACCGAAAACTGTCCAGTCCGTATCCGTTCGTGCTGATCGACGCCCTGGTCATTCGGGTGAGAAAGAATGAGAGTGTGTCTCCGATGGCCGCCCTGATCGCCACCGGCATCACCGCAGAGGGACAGCGGGAGATCCTGGGACTGACCCTGGGGGACAGCGAAAACGAAGCGTCCTGGGATGACATGCTCCGTGATCTCAAACATCGAGGACTGTCTGGGGTGGACCTGATCGTCTCCGACGATCACAAAGGGCTCAAGAACGCCGCCTGGAAGCATTTCCAGGGAGTCCGATGGCAACGGTGCCAGGTCCACTTTCTTCGGAATATTCTGGGTCATGCGCCGGCCTCCCAGAGAGGGCCCTTGGCCCAGGCCCTGTCCCGGCTGTTTCGCTCGGAGACGATGGAGGAAGCCCGGATGGTCCGGAACGAAATCCTCCGAACCTTCGAGAAAAAAGCTCCCAAGGCCATGGAGTGCCTGGAGGAAGGGTTTGACGAGACGTTGAACATTTTAACCTTTCCCAAGAAATACCGCGTCCGGCTTCGAAGCACCAATTCCCAGGAGCGGCTCAATGAAGAGATCCGACGACGGGAGCGGGTGATCCGAATCTTCCCGAACGAAGAATCCGCCATCCGTCTCATTGGAGCCCTTCTCTCGGAGTTCCATGAACAATGGAGTACTGGGAAGAAATATCTGGACATGACCGAGTACCACGAATGGAAGAAGCAGGAGTCATTCAAAACCTCTTCGACTCTTGCAATCGTGGAATGA
- a CDS encoding AAA family ATPase: MHLTHFRITKYRNIQDSGWIALENLTAIVGKNEAGKTALLKALHKFNPFTPEPYNMDREWPRGHRRDRDPNEVVCSARFALTDEEKGALADLTDQKFTDESITVAKNYAGQFEVHFSEGVFPDRLHPNDVDQICETLPEPHPQVGNAFAEVAQACRAEAKRLAYEGRFSEFQDLPKKHKEQLQAAFTAGNPQTQRQRESEFVPSYDNALNAVLGRLNNQPSIHEKAHEFVIDLIPTFIYMSDYRAFTGTALLDQVKQRKDQRKLSMEDETLLMIMSLGGLDLDDEVMKGNSRDREQRQYDLDDASQSLTNLIEGRWKQRKYEIQFRADGQHFYTMVKDDQPGSGLIPLEERSKGFQWFFSFDLLFMHESNGTFKGCVILLDEPGLHLHPDAQTDLLNRMEAYAQENTLVYTTHLPFLLDLRHPERIRILTAGPDGNAYVTDDITLSKPEEKLTLQAALGMKGSQSYLVAQRNLVVEGADDFMILSELSNLLIRSGLEGLLEDVYITAGGGASEAVYIATFMIGQALEVVGLFDSDQAGRDAEEKLRKNWLTRYKGSKGNTLLLGTAVGEAEEHDFALEDLFPEEYYLKKVDDVYKKELAGSEIKKSNLKGSDLLCNRVARALSEAGVSNFNKGSVAKRIKSDLLVMKSADELPPGTKEKAELLIKAINNAFGG; encoded by the coding sequence ATGCATCTCACACATTTTAGGATAACAAAATATCGGAATATCCAAGATAGTGGCTGGATCGCCCTGGAGAACCTTACGGCCATAGTTGGTAAAAACGAGGCCGGCAAGACAGCGTTATTGAAGGCGCTCCACAAATTCAACCCCTTCACTCCTGAACCATATAATATGGATAGGGAATGGCCACGCGGCCATCGCCGCGACCGAGATCCCAATGAAGTTGTCTGTTCGGCTCGCTTTGCACTAACAGATGAAGAGAAGGGTGCCTTGGCTGATTTGACCGACCAGAAATTCACGGATGAATCGATCACAGTCGCGAAAAATTATGCCGGGCAGTTTGAAGTCCATTTTTCTGAGGGCGTGTTCCCTGATCGGCTACACCCCAATGATGTAGATCAAATTTGTGAGACACTTCCCGAACCGCATCCTCAGGTTGGTAATGCTTTTGCCGAAGTCGCACAGGCCTGCCGGGCTGAAGCCAAACGGTTGGCTTACGAAGGGCGTTTTTCCGAATTTCAGGATCTACCCAAGAAACACAAAGAGCAGCTTCAAGCCGCTTTCACAGCCGGCAACCCACAGACACAACGTCAGCGTGAAAGTGAGTTTGTGCCAAGTTATGACAATGCCCTCAATGCTGTACTTGGCCGGTTAAACAATCAACCGTCGATCCACGAAAAGGCGCATGAATTTGTTATCGATCTGATTCCAACCTTCATTTACATGTCCGATTACCGTGCTTTTACCGGAACCGCATTACTTGATCAAGTCAAGCAACGAAAAGATCAGAGGAAATTGTCGATGGAGGATGAGACTCTATTAATGATTATGAGTCTTGGGGGCCTTGACCTTGATGACGAAGTTATGAAAGGAAATTCCAGAGACCGAGAGCAGCGTCAGTACGATCTCGATGATGCCAGCCAGTCATTAACCAACCTCATAGAAGGTCGCTGGAAACAGCGTAAATATGAAATACAATTCAGGGCCGATGGCCAACATTTTTATACAATGGTCAAGGATGACCAGCCAGGAAGTGGCCTCATCCCCTTAGAAGAGCGATCCAAAGGTTTTCAGTGGTTTTTCTCGTTCGACCTGCTGTTCATGCATGAGAGCAATGGAACATTCAAAGGCTGCGTCATTCTTCTCGACGAGCCAGGGCTTCATTTGCACCCAGATGCCCAAACGGATTTGCTCAATCGAATGGAAGCCTACGCCCAAGAAAACACGCTTGTATACACGACACATCTTCCATTCCTGCTCGATTTGCGACATCCAGAGCGCATCCGTATTTTGACAGCTGGTCCTGATGGCAACGCTTATGTGACCGACGACATAACTCTTAGCAAGCCGGAAGAAAAACTTACGCTTCAAGCTGCTTTGGGAATGAAAGGGAGTCAAAGTTATTTAGTCGCACAGAGAAATCTCGTTGTAGAGGGTGCCGATGATTTCATGATCCTAAGTGAATTGTCAAACTTATTGATTCGTTCCGGATTAGAAGGATTGCTAGAAGATGTTTATATAACGGCTGGAGGGGGCGCGTCAGAGGCTGTATACATCGCTACGTTCATGATCGGACAAGCGCTAGAGGTTGTCGGACTCTTCGATTCCGACCAGGCGGGAAGAGATGCTGAAGAAAAACTGAGAAAGAATTGGCTGACACGTTATAAAGGGTCGAAAGGAAACACGTTACTTCTTGGAACGGCAGTAGGCGAAGCTGAAGAGCATGATTTTGCGCTAGAAGACCTGTTCCCTGAAGAGTATTACCTTAAGAAGGTCGATGATGTTTACAAGAAAGAACTAGCTGGATCGGAAATAAAGAAGTCGAACCTCAAAGGCTCCGACCTACTTTGCAATCGCGTCGCCCGTGCACTGAGTGAAGCTGGAGTTTCGAACTTCAACAAAGGCTCGGTCGCCAAACGCATCAAATCCGATCTCCTCGTCATGAAGTCTGCAGACGAGTTGCCCCCGGGAACGAAAGAAAAAGCTGAGCTTCTCATTAAGGCGATCAATAACGCTTTTGGCGGTTAA
- the istA gene encoding IS21 family transposase — protein sequence MSQARLPMQHAREILRLSREKGMTGRAIAQSLSLSPTTVTKYLKQLEPVPWPLPEPGGEALLSQVLEKKKSSAPSARVEPDWDQVHRELQSHKGVTLLLLWEEYRETTKERGYSYSRFCLHYAAYAKRLKPSYRNTYTPGDRLFIDYAGSTVPIRDPKTGEWALEAQIFVAVLGFSNYVFAEATSSQDLSCWIGSHVRCFAFLGGVPALLVPDNLKSGITTPDLYEPLANETYREMAEHYSVAIFPARVRRPKDKAPGEQAVQLVTRWILAKLRKRTFFDLAELNRAIRLLLAELNTRPFKNGRPGSRQDLFLSQEKTALGPLPTSRYELARWKKAKVHIDYHVEVDRHFYSVPHALIHQEVRIRITESVVEVFHSGARVASHRKDPAPGRHSTLSAHMPESHLAVSGWSPERFLEWAGRVGKATQQVVEVLLSSRRHPQQAYRSCLGLLSLARKDSPSTLEQACQRALSLGVCSYREVRVLMESASSRKTSSEAPNSPPVPTHDNIRGARYYAALDNTKGDPPC from the coding sequence ATGAGTCAAGCGAGGTTGCCTATGCAGCATGCCCGAGAGATCTTACGGCTGTCCCGCGAAAAAGGAATGACGGGACGGGCCATTGCGCAAAGCCTGTCACTCTCTCCCACAACCGTTACCAAGTATCTCAAGCAACTTGAGCCGGTTCCCTGGCCCTTGCCCGAACCGGGTGGGGAAGCGCTCCTGTCTCAGGTCCTGGAGAAGAAGAAATCTTCCGCGCCGTCTGCCCGGGTCGAACCGGACTGGGATCAGGTCCATCGGGAGCTTCAGAGCCACAAGGGCGTCACCCTCCTGCTCCTCTGGGAAGAGTACCGGGAGACAACAAAGGAGCGGGGATATTCCTATTCCCGCTTCTGCCTGCATTATGCTGCCTATGCCAAGCGCCTGAAGCCCTCCTACCGGAACACCTACACCCCGGGGGACCGGCTCTTCATCGACTATGCTGGGAGCACCGTCCCGATCCGGGATCCAAAAACAGGAGAATGGGCGCTCGAAGCTCAGATCTTCGTTGCCGTCCTGGGGTTCTCGAACTACGTCTTTGCCGAAGCGACATCGAGTCAGGACCTCTCCTGCTGGATCGGCTCCCATGTCCGCTGCTTTGCGTTCCTGGGCGGGGTTCCCGCCCTCCTGGTTCCGGACAATCTTAAAAGCGGGATCACCACTCCCGATCTCTACGAGCCCCTCGCCAACGAGACCTACCGGGAGATGGCGGAGCATTACTCCGTGGCCATCTTCCCGGCGCGCGTCAGACGTCCCAAGGATAAGGCTCCCGGAGAACAGGCGGTCCAACTGGTAACCCGCTGGATCCTGGCCAAACTGAGAAAGCGCACCTTCTTCGATCTGGCCGAGCTGAACCGGGCGATCCGGCTCCTGCTTGCGGAGCTCAACACACGCCCCTTCAAGAACGGTCGCCCCGGATCGAGACAGGACCTCTTCCTCTCCCAGGAGAAGACGGCTCTCGGTCCTCTTCCAACATCCCGCTACGAGCTGGCCCGGTGGAAGAAGGCCAAGGTTCATATCGACTATCACGTCGAGGTGGACCGGCACTTCTACTCCGTCCCCCACGCCCTGATCCACCAGGAGGTCCGGATCCGCATCACCGAGTCCGTCGTGGAGGTCTTCCACAGCGGCGCCCGCGTGGCCAGCCATCGAAAGGATCCCGCTCCCGGCCGTCACAGCACACTGTCCGCCCACATGCCCGAGTCCCACCTGGCCGTGAGTGGCTGGAGTCCGGAACGCTTCCTCGAGTGGGCCGGCCGGGTCGGGAAGGCCACCCAACAGGTGGTGGAGGTCCTCCTCTCCTCCCGCCGTCATCCCCAGCAGGCCTATCGGAGCTGTCTGGGACTCCTGTCCCTGGCCAGGAAAGACTCTCCCTCGACCCTCGAGCAGGCCTGCCAGAGGGCTCTCTCCCTGGGGGTCTGTTCCTACCGGGAGGTCCGGGTGCTCATGGAGTCGGCCTCCTCCCGAAAGACGTCCTCCGAGGCTCCGAACTCCCCTCCTGTTCCCACCCACGACAACATCCGGGGAGCGCGTTATTACGCGGCCCTCGATAACACAAAAGGAGATCCCCCATGCTGA
- the istB gene encoding IS21-like element helper ATPase IstB translates to MLTHPTIDKLHRLRLPVMAQGLRELIDSPAAGDLSFEERLGLLADRELLERENKKLVWRLAKSRIGKTASLEDIDYRASRGLDRSLLQELAGGEWIRTHKNLLIIGPTGVGKTFLARALGHQACLLGFSGLFLRAPRLFPEIALARETGKASRLLASWAKMDLLLLDDLCLLPLTQDQRHDLLEILEDRWETRSTLVTSQYPVDLWHERIGEPTLADAILDRLVHNAYTITLKGDSMRKRLKT, encoded by the coding sequence ATGCTGACCCATCCCACGATCGACAAGCTCCATCGCCTCCGGCTCCCCGTCATGGCCCAGGGCCTTCGGGAACTGATCGACTCCCCCGCGGCCGGGGACCTCTCCTTCGAGGAGCGTCTCGGGCTCCTGGCCGACCGGGAACTTCTCGAGCGGGAGAACAAGAAGCTTGTCTGGCGTTTGGCCAAAAGCCGGATCGGCAAGACCGCCTCTCTCGAGGACATCGACTACCGGGCCTCCCGGGGCCTGGACCGCTCTCTGCTTCAGGAACTCGCCGGAGGCGAATGGATCCGCACCCACAAAAACCTCCTCATCATCGGTCCCACGGGAGTGGGCAAGACCTTTCTCGCCCGGGCCCTCGGGCACCAGGCCTGCCTTTTGGGCTTCTCCGGTCTCTTCCTCCGCGCTCCCCGGCTCTTCCCCGAGATCGCCCTGGCCCGGGAGACCGGCAAGGCCTCCCGGCTCCTGGCCTCCTGGGCCAAGATGGATCTTTTGCTCCTGGACGATCTGTGTCTTTTGCCGCTCACCCAGGATCAGCGCCATGATCTCCTCGAAATCCTCGAAGACCGCTGGGAGACCCGCTCCACCCTGGTCACCAGCCAGTATCCGGTCGACCTCTGGCACGAGCGCATCGGAGAACCCACGCTGGCCGACGCCATCCTCGACCGGCTCGTCCACAACGCCTACACGATCACCCTCAAAGGAGACTCCATGCGAAAACGTCTCAAGACTTGA